From the genome of Spinacia oleracea cultivar Varoflay chromosome 2, BTI_SOV_V1, whole genome shotgun sequence, one region includes:
- the LOC130467969 gene encoding thylakoid lumenal protein TL20.3, chloroplastic-like isoform X3 encodes MRGEFGIGSAAQYGSADLKKAVHVNENFRRANFTSADMRESDFSGSTFNGADFSDTLMDRMSLLEVSLLELLFKVLILVMLFLTIPRNWLFASMQVERIQ; translated from the exons ATGCGAGGCGAATTCGGGATTGGCTCTGCTGCTCAATATGGTTCTGCTGATTTAAA GAAAGCTGTTCATGTCAATGAAAATTTCAG AAGGGCAAATTTCACATCAGCAGATATGAGGGAATCAGATTTCAGTGGTTCAACATTCAATG GTGCTGATTTTAGTGATACGCTGATGGATCGTATG TCCTTACTCGAAGTGTCCTTACTGGAACTCTTATTCAAGGTGCTGATTTTAGTGATGCTGTTCTTGACTATCCCCAGAAACTG GCTCTTTGCAAGTATGCAAGTGGAACGAATTCAATAA
- the LOC130467969 gene encoding thylakoid lumenal protein TL20.3, chloroplastic-like isoform X4, producing the protein MYFLISEAPLEFAWKAVHVNENFRRANFTSADMRESDFSGSTFNGADFSDTLMDRMSLLEVSLLELLFKVLILVMLFLTIPRNWLFASMQVERIQ; encoded by the exons ATGTATTTTCTCATATCTGAAGCTCCTCTAGAGTTCGCCTG GAAAGCTGTTCATGTCAATGAAAATTTCAG AAGGGCAAATTTCACATCAGCAGATATGAGGGAATCAGATTTCAGTGGTTCAACATTCAATG GTGCTGATTTTAGTGATACGCTGATGGATCGTATG TCCTTACTCGAAGTGTCCTTACTGGAACTCTTATTCAAGGTGCTGATTTTAGTGATGCTGTTCTTGACTATCCCCAGAAACTG GCTCTTTGCAAGTATGCAAGTGGAACGAATTCAATAA
- the LOC130467969 gene encoding thylakoid lumenal protein TL20.3, chloroplastic-like isoform X1 — protein sequence MRGEFGIGSAAQYGSADLKKAVHVNENFRRANFTSADMRESDFSGSTFNGAYLEKAVAYKANFSCADFSDTLMDRMSLLEVSLLELLFKVLILVMLFLTIPRNWLFASMQVERIQ from the exons ATGCGAGGCGAATTCGGGATTGGCTCTGCTGCTCAATATGGTTCTGCTGATTTAAA GAAAGCTGTTCATGTCAATGAAAATTTCAG AAGGGCAAATTTCACATCAGCAGATATGAGGGAATCAGATTTCAGTGGTTCAACATTCAATGGTGCATACCTTGAGAAAGCTGTTGCTTACAAAGCCAATTTCTCTT GTGCTGATTTTAGTGATACGCTGATGGATCGTATG TCCTTACTCGAAGTGTCCTTACTGGAACTCTTATTCAAGGTGCTGATTTTAGTGATGCTGTTCTTGACTATCCCCAGAAACTG GCTCTTTGCAAGTATGCAAGTGGAACGAATTCAATAA
- the LOC130467969 gene encoding thylakoid lumenal protein TL20.3, chloroplastic-like isoform X2 yields the protein MYFLISEAPLEFAWKAVHVNENFRRANFTSADMRESDFSGSTFNGAYLEKAVAYKANFSCADFSDTLMDRMSLLEVSLLELLFKVLILVMLFLTIPRNWLFASMQVERIQ from the exons ATGTATTTTCTCATATCTGAAGCTCCTCTAGAGTTCGCCTG GAAAGCTGTTCATGTCAATGAAAATTTCAG AAGGGCAAATTTCACATCAGCAGATATGAGGGAATCAGATTTCAGTGGTTCAACATTCAATGGTGCATACCTTGAGAAAGCTGTTGCTTACAAAGCCAATTTCTCTT GTGCTGATTTTAGTGATACGCTGATGGATCGTATG TCCTTACTCGAAGTGTCCTTACTGGAACTCTTATTCAAGGTGCTGATTTTAGTGATGCTGTTCTTGACTATCCCCAGAAACTG GCTCTTTGCAAGTATGCAAGTGGAACGAATTCAATAA